One stretch of Juglans microcarpa x Juglans regia isolate MS1-56 chromosome 3D, Jm3101_v1.0, whole genome shotgun sequence DNA includes these proteins:
- the LOC121255269 gene encoding uncharacterized mitochondrial protein AtMg00860-like, with protein sequence MDEHVQHLRMTLEVLKKYSLLAKHSKCRFATTKVSYLGHLISVECVRTDLYKLAAMVNWPFPKTLKSLRGFLRLTGYYKRFIKGYGSIATLLTQLLKKNQFFQNEEAKEAFQNLKRAVTQPPVLALPNFPLPFCNRV encoded by the coding sequence ATGGATGAGCATGTGCAGCATTTGAGAATGACTCTTGAAGTGTTAAAAAAGTATAGTTTGCTGGCCAAACACTCTAAGTGCAGGTTTGCTACTACTAAAGTGTCATACTTGGGCCACCTAATTTCAGTTGAATGTGTAAGGACCGATCTTTATAAATTGGCAGCAATGGTGAATTGGCCATTCCCCAAGACCCTCAAGTCTCTAAGAGGTTTTCTGAGGCTAACAGGGTATTATAAGAGGTTCATAAAAGGGTATGGAAGCATTGCAACACTCTTAACACAGTTACTAAAGAAGAATCAGTTCTTTCAAAATGAAGAGGCTAAGGAGGCATTTCAGAATTTAAAGAGGGCTGTGACTCAGCCACCTGTGTTGGCTTTGCCAAATTTCCCATTGCCCTTTTGTAATAGAGTGTGA